AGAAAAGGAGGTCGCTATGAAACATTCACCGAATGTTCAGATTGAGAAGAAGTCTTTTTTTCAATCGTTCACACTTTTCAATTTCATTTTATTTTTTTGTGTCATGTCTAACGTTGCTGCTGCTCAATGCGCACCCAAAGCAACCGTTAAAGATCCACCGTTTGATCCCTGTAAGAGCAATCGGATTGCTCGACCGTTTCCCATGCGCAACGTATATGTTCGAGAAGCGGATGTGATGTGGAGTAAACGCGTTTGGAGAGTGATTGATTTACGTGAAAAGCTCAATTTGCCATTGTATTACCCCGAGCAACCAACCGTTTGTTTAATGAGTTTATTTGATGTTTTGAAATGCGCTCTATTAAATGATAATTTACAAGCATTCTCAAATCCGATTTTTGACGATGAATTTACAATGCCTATGACAAAGGAAGAAGTAGGAAAGCTTTTGGTGAGTTGGGATTCTACCCATCAAACTGAAGATGTAAATAATCCGGGTACGTTCTTGACAATGCCCATGAAAACAGAAATTACAGCATCCAATATTCGTCAATATTGGATAAAAGAGGATTGGTATTTTGATAAACAACGTTCGGTTATGGAAGCCAAGATTGTTGGGATTTGTCCACTTGCTGAAAAACTTTCTGAAAGTGGAGAGGTGATAGGGGTGAAACCACTTTTCTGGATTTATTTTCCGGATGCTCGACCATTTTTAGCAAAAGCTGCAGTTTTTAACAGACATAATGATGCCGAGCGAATGAGTTATGACGAACTGTTCGTAAAACGAATGTTTTCCAGTTATGTTTATAAGGAATCCAATGTATACAATCGTTCCAT
This window of the Bacteroidota bacterium genome carries:
- the gldN gene encoding gliding motility protein GldN, translated to MSNVAAAQCAPKATVKDPPFDPCKSNRIARPFPMRNVYVREADVMWSKRVWRVIDLREKLNLPLYYPEQPTVCLMSLFDVLKCALLNDNLQAFSNPIFDDEFTMPMTKEEVGKLLVSWDSTHQTEDVNNPGTFLTMPMKTEITASNIRQYWIKEDWYFDKQRSVMEAKIVGICPLAEKLSESGEVIGVKPLFWIYFPDARPFLAKAAVFNRHNDAERMSYDELFVKRMFSSYVYKESNVYNRSIADYKQGLDILLESESIKDEIFVYESDLWHY